One window from the genome of Gopherus evgoodei ecotype Sinaloan lineage chromosome 2, rGopEvg1_v1.p, whole genome shotgun sequence encodes:
- the FBXL7 gene encoding LOW QUALITY PROTEIN: F-box/LRR-repeat protein 7 (The sequence of the model RefSeq protein was modified relative to this genomic sequence to represent the inferred CDS: deleted 1 base in 1 codon; substituted 1 base at 1 genomic stop codon), whose product MGANNGKQYGSEGKGSSSISSDVSSSTDHTPTKAQKNAATSEDSDLSMRTLSTPSPALICPQNSHGFQNGRGSSSSSSSVTGETVAMVHSPPPTRLTHPLIRLASRQQKEQANIDRLPDHSMIQIFSFLPTNQLCRCARVCRRWYNLAWDPRLWRTIRLTGETINVDRALKVLTRRLCQDTPNVCLMLETVIVSGCRRLTDRGLYTIAQCCPELRRLEVSGCYNISNEAVFDVVSLCPNLEHLDVSGCSKVTCISXPAEASIKLSPLHWQTDLYPLPDMTDCFVLEDEGLHTIAAHCTQLTHLYLRRCVRITDEGLRYLMIYCTSIKELSVSDCRFVSDFGMREIAKLESRLRYLSIAHCGRITDVGIRYIAKYCSKLRYLNARGCEGITDHGVEYLAKIAQNSKSLDIGKCPLVSDTGLEFLALNCFNLKRLSLKSCESITGQGLQIVAANCFDLQMLNVQDCEVSVDALRFVKRHCKRCIIEHHQPRFF is encoded by the exons ATTCCGACCTGAGCATGCGGACACTCAGCACACCCAGCCCAGCGCTAATATGTCCGCAGAATTCTCACGGCTTCCAAAATGGCCGAGGATCTTCCAGTTCTTCATCCTCAGTCACCGGGGAGACAGTTGCTATGGTCCATTCACCTCCTCCAACCCGCCTTACTCATCCTCTCATCCGGCTGGCATCCAGACAGCAGAAAGAACAGGCCAACATAGACCGTCTCCCAGACCACTCCATGATCCAAATTTTCTCTTTCCTGCCTACCAACCAGTTGTGCCGTTGTGCACGAGTGTGTCGCCGCTGGTATAACCTTGCCTGGGACCCACGGCTTTGGAGGACTATTCGCCTGACAGGCGAAACAATCAACGTAGACAGGGCTCTTAAAGTGCTGACCCGGAGGCTTTGTCAGGACACGCCAAATGTATGTCTCATGTTGGAGACGGTAATTGTTAGTGGCTGCAGGCGGCTCACAGACAGAGGACTCTACACCATTGCCCAGTGCTGTCCAGAACTGAGGAGGCTAGAGGTGTCAGGCTGTTACAACATCTCCAATGAAGCAGTCTTTGATGTGGTGTCACTGTGTCCAAACCTTGAGCACCTGGATGTGTCAG GCTGTTCCAAAGTGACATGCATTAGTTGACCCGCCGAAGCCTCCATCAAGCTGTCCCCATTACACTGGCAAACAGATCTCTATCCGCTACCTGACATGACAGACTGTTTTGTGCTTGAGGACGAA GGCCTGCACACCATCGCCGCACACTGCACTCAGCTCACTCATCTGTACCTGCGCCGCTGCGTCCGCATCACCGATGAAGGCCTCCGTTACCTAATGATTTACTGCACATCCATCAAGGAGCTGAGCGTGAGCGACTGCCGCTTCGTCAGCGACTTCGGCATGCGGGAGATCGCCAAGTTGGAGTCGCGCCTGCGGTACCTCAGCATCGCACACTGCGGTCGCATCACAGACGTGGGCATCCGTTACATTGCCAAGTACTGCAGCAAGCTGCGCTACCTCAATGCGCGGGGCTGCGAGGGCATCACAGACCATGGCGTGGAGTACCTCGCCAAAATTGCACAAAACTCAAAATCATTGGATATTGGCAAGTGCCCGCTGGTCTCAGACACCGGCCTGGAGTTTCTGGCCCTGAACTGCTTCAACTTGAAACGCCTGAGCCTGAAGTCATGTGAGAGCATCACAGGCCAGGGCCTACAGATTGTAGCTGCGAACTGCTTTGACCTGCAGATGCTGAACGTGCAGGACTGTGAGGTTTCCGTGGACGCTCTTCGTTTTGTTAAACGCCATTGCAAGCGCTGTATTATTGAGCACCACCAACCCCGCTTTTTCTGA